From the genome of Methanoregula boonei 6A8:
CTTTTTTCGGCCTCTTTTTCCGGGAATGAACAAATGCCCGTTTGAGGTGAGAACAGGGCAGGAAAGGGCCGTTATGAGGCTCATTAAAATCGTCCGTTTGTAAAAATAAGGCTTATTTGGGCTCTGATTTAAACGGAGCCCAAATTGGGCTTATCCGGATCTGGAAATGAACCATCCGGGCTCAATACGGGCCCGGATTAGGGTATCTCAGATCGTGGGATCCGGGGGTTTTGTCCCCATATACCCCCCAGGGAGGGGAGCTACCACATCCGACAGGAGTTCCCGTGCCGGACGATGAAAAATGATCTGATCACGCGACAGGAAAACGAATGAACCAATTTTGAAATGAGAGAGAAAGAATTTCACAGAAGTTTTCCAGGCCGCTGAAACGATGCGAGGCTCTACGCGCAAAACGCCTCGTCAGGTTTTGCGCTACGCACTTACCGGGATCCCAACGCGTAATCGAATTGGGTTGAAGGGATTGTGTGAGCAAAAAGGTGACGAAATAATTCTACGATTAAAATTAAGATTTTACAATTTTTTTCAACTCTTCGATGCTTAACATTTTTTCAGGTTTATGTATTATCCGATGACAATTTGAGCAAAGTGGGATAAGGTCTGTTTCAGGATTGATTTCAGATTCTCCTTTAATTTTATGCTCTGAATGAGGAACAAGGTGATGAATTTCGATGTAACCCTCACTTAATATCCCATATTTTTTAGCGAAATTAAAACCACACACTGAACACGTAGTTCCGTGCATTTTTATGGCCATCTCTCTTAGTTTTGAATTTCTTTCATAAATTGTTTGGATTATTTCTCTCTCTTTTCCTTCGGTAAAATATTCCGGACAAGTGAATATTTCCTCATATTTTGTTAAAGTTCTTTTTTCAATCTCTTTGGAAAGTATATCCCATTCGGATTCTGTAACGGGGAAATTTGTTCCATTATGTTGTCGCATAATAGAGAGTGAAAACAATTCACGAATTTGTTTAAGTTCCGATTCAAGCAATGGCGGCTTTAAAATCGTCATAGGTCCTAATTCGACCATTAATTCCTCAGTTTTTCCATCTGCGGATCTTTTAGGATTAACCCAAGAATCTGTGAAGTCAACTTTTTCCATTTTAGGTTTAGAAATAATATCCGCAGTCGCGTAAATTCCTCGATTCTCACCAGATACCCACAATAAAGCCAAATCTCCTTTCTCGATTTTATTTTTCTGCTGTCTTATAGGCCAGCCAGATTCCATCCTTGTCAGTTCACCTAAATCACGAATGAGATCATAGTATTTAGGATTCGATTGAAAAATCCAGACATTCGACATTCAACAGAGCCCCCAAGATTGTTTGAAAGTTTTAATATTACTAACATATATTAAAATATGATATTAGCTCGTCGTGCTGCGATGCCTCTAGCCACCCCGCATGGGATGGCCCACAAAGCGGTAATTACTAGAAAAATGCTGGTAATCTGCCCCGCCGT
Proteins encoded in this window:
- a CDS encoding EVE domain-containing protein; translated protein: MSNVWIFQSNPKYYDLIRDLGELTRMESGWPIRQQKNKIEKGDLALLWVSGENRGIYATADIISKPKMEKVDFTDSWVNPKRSADGKTEELMVELGPMTILKPPLLESELKQIRELFSLSIMRQHNGTNFPVTESEWDILSKEIEKRTLTKYEEIFTCPEYFTEGKEREIIQTIYERNSKLREMAIKMHGTTCSVCGFNFAKKYGILSEGYIEIHHLVPHSEHKIKGESEINPETDLIPLCSNCHRIIHKPEKMLSIEELKKIVKS